In Paracoccus fistulariae, a single window of DNA contains:
- a CDS encoding pyridoxal phosphate-dependent aminotransferase, producing MRHSARGQVDPFIVMDVMQAAARAEAAGRHIVHMEVGQPGTPAPQGARDALARALSQPLGYTVALGLPALRQGIADLYRRWYGVDLDPARVVVTSGSSGAFLLSFSALFDAGDRVAMGYPGYPSYRQILRAMSLQPVGIPTRAQDRYQPRPGDLPEDCAGLILASPGNPSGTVLRKDELRDLTQAAAGRGMAVISDEIYHGLSYGDRCHSALEVTDDVVVINSFSKYFSMTGWRVGWMVVPESHLRTVERLAQNMFICPPHASQVAALAALDCMDEAEANLAVYAENRRLMLEGLPRAGFDRIAPPEGAFYIYADVSHLTDNSVELAAEILDKAGVAVTPGLDFDPERGAQTLRFSYARATEDIVEGLRRLEGFMATR from the coding sequence ATGCGACATTCCGCCCGTGGTCAGGTGGACCCGTTCATCGTCATGGATGTGATGCAGGCCGCCGCCCGGGCCGAGGCGGCAGGCCGCCATATCGTGCATATGGAGGTGGGTCAGCCCGGCACGCCCGCGCCGCAGGGCGCGCGCGACGCGCTGGCCCGCGCTTTGTCGCAGCCGTTGGGCTATACGGTCGCGCTTGGCCTGCCCGCGCTGCGGCAGGGGATCGCGGATCTGTACCGCCGCTGGTACGGGGTGGATCTGGATCCGGCCCGCGTGGTCGTGACCTCTGGCAGCAGCGGGGCGTTCCTGCTGAGCTTTTCGGCGCTGTTCGATGCGGGCGACCGCGTCGCCATGGGCTATCCGGGCTATCCCAGCTATCGCCAGATCCTGCGCGCCATGTCGCTGCAGCCGGTGGGGATCCCGACCCGCGCGCAAGACCGCTATCAACCGCGCCCCGGTGATCTGCCCGAGGATTGCGCCGGGCTGATCCTGGCCTCGCCCGGCAACCCCTCGGGCACGGTGCTGCGCAAGGATGAGTTGCGCGATCTGACACAGGCCGCGGCGGGCCGGGGCATGGCGGTGATCTCGGACGAGATCTATCACGGCCTCAGCTATGGAGATCGCTGCCATTCCGCGCTGGAGGTCACGGATGATGTCGTCGTCATCAATTCCTTCAGCAAATATTTCAGCATGACCGGCTGGCGCGTGGGCTGGATGGTGGTGCCCGAGAGCCATCTGCGCACGGTCGAGCGGCTGGCCCAGAACATGTTCATCTGCCCGCCCCATGCCAGTCAGGTCGCGGCGCTGGCGGCGCTGGATTGCATGGACGAGGCCGAGGCGAACCTGGCCGTCTATGCCGAAAACCGCCGCCTGATGCTGGAGGGGCTGCCCCGCGCCGGATTTGACCGGATCGCACCGCCGGAAGGGGCCTTCTATATCTATGCCGATGTGTCGCATCTGACCGATAATTCGGTCGAGCTCGCGGCAGAGATTCTGGACAAGGCCGGGGTTGCCGTGACGCCGGGGCTGGATTTCGACCCCGAACGCGGGGCGCAGACCCTGCGGTTCAGCTATGCCCGGGCGACCGAAGATATCGTCGAGGGGCTGCGCCGTCTGGAAGGGTTCATGGCCACCCGATGA
- the prfB gene encoding peptide chain release factor 2, whose product MRAETQSTIEAIRKSLSLLGQRMDWKTAPHRLEEMNAMIEAGDLWSDPARAQKLMRERQALSDAIETYRRIDADLTANAEMVELAEAEGDAELVAEAEENLKTLAQLAAQKELEALLNGEADANDTFLEINAGAGGTESCDWASMLARMYVRWAEKQGYDVELLSETAGDEAGIRSAAYKISGHNAYGWLKSESGVHRLVRISPFDSSARRHTSFSSVWVYPVVDDNIEITVPDNEIRIDTYRSSGAGGQHVNTTDSAVRITHIPTGIVVTSSEKSQHQNRANAMAALKARLYQMELDKRNAEINAQHAAKGEAGWGNQIRSYVLHPYQMVKDLRTSEETSDTQGVLDGDLDAFMAATLALDVAGKSRAEAQAED is encoded by the coding sequence ATGCGCGCCGAGACGCAGTCCACTATCGAAGCCATCCGCAAATCGCTGAGCCTGCTGGGTCAGCGGATGGACTGGAAGACCGCGCCGCATCGCCTGGAAGAGATGAATGCGATGATCGAGGCGGGGGATCTGTGGTCCGACCCGGCGCGGGCGCAAAAGCTGATGCGCGAAAGGCAGGCGCTGTCGGATGCCATCGAAACCTATCGCCGGATCGACGCCGATCTGACCGCCAATGCCGAGATGGTCGAACTGGCCGAGGCCGAGGGCGATGCCGAACTGGTGGCCGAGGCCGAAGAGAACCTGAAGACACTGGCCCAGCTTGCCGCGCAGAAGGAACTGGAAGCCCTGCTGAATGGCGAAGCGGATGCCAATGACACCTTTCTGGAGATCAACGCCGGCGCGGGCGGGACGGAAAGCTGTGACTGGGCCAGCATGCTGGCGCGGATGTATGTCCGCTGGGCCGAGAAACAGGGCTATGACGTCGAATTGCTGTCGGAAACGGCGGGGGATGAGGCGGGCATCCGCAGCGCGGCCTATAAGATCAGCGGTCACAATGCCTATGGCTGGCTGAAATCGGAATCGGGCGTGCACCGCCTGGTCCGCATCAGCCCCTTTGACAGTTCGGCCCGGCGCCATACCTCGTTCAGTTCGGTCTGGGTCTATCCGGTGGTTGACGACAATATCGAAATCACCGTGCCCGATAATGAAATCCGCATTGACACCTATCGTTCCTCGGGTGCGGGCGGGCAGCACGTGAACACCACGGATTCGGCCGTGCGGATCACCCATATTCCGACCGGGATCGTGGTCACCAGTTCCGAAAAATCGCAGCACCAGAACCGCGCCAATGCCATGGCCGCGCTGAAGGCACGCCTGTATCAGATGGAACTGGACAAGCGGAATGCCGAGATCAACGCCCAGCATGCCGCCAAGGGCGAGGCGGGATGGGGCAACCAGATCCGGTCCTATGTCCTGCACCCCTATCAGATGGTCAAGGATCTGCGCACCAGCGAGGAAACCAGCGATACCCAAGGTGTTCTGGACGGCGATCTGGATGCCTTCATGGCGGCGACGCTGGCGCTGGATGTGGCGGGCAAAAGCCGGGCAGAGGCCCAGGCCGAGGATTGA
- a CDS encoding THxN family PEP-CTERM protein, giving the protein MNLLCASTALTLAAATAQAATLNITDVTATWSSWTDGSDVTSADNAGTAELRWGTTSEAQSGYDFDPLAPSGPHAQDTDFKIGTFTHHNFPIGAGSGISSATLDVSFTFYLGADPGTSYTRTSQFVFDHFETPNNDDPCANTLPNNDPSNTGGCSDRVTPTTNPATSETFTITDGTGSTFTYVFDVEGFDIGDSFWTLEGQSNTADLLARFTYEENIAPVPLPAAAWFLIAGLGGLAAAGRRRRS; this is encoded by the coding sequence TTGAACCTTCTTTGCGCTTCCACTGCTCTGACGCTAGCAGCAGCAACAGCGCAAGCCGCCACCCTGAATATCACTGACGTCACCGCGACATGGAGCAGCTGGACTGACGGCTCTGATGTCACCAGCGCCGACAATGCGGGCACCGCAGAATTGCGTTGGGGGACAACCTCAGAGGCGCAAAGCGGCTATGATTTCGATCCGCTTGCCCCTTCGGGACCGCATGCCCAGGATACCGATTTCAAGATCGGCACCTTCACGCATCACAACTTCCCGATCGGCGCTGGCTCTGGCATCAGCAGCGCGACGCTTGATGTGTCCTTCACCTTTTATCTGGGCGCAGATCCGGGCACATCCTATACGCGCACCTCGCAGTTCGTCTTTGATCACTTCGAGACGCCGAACAACGATGACCCCTGTGCCAATACGCTGCCGAATAACGACCCCAGCAATACCGGCGGTTGCTCGGACCGGGTGACGCCGACGACGAACCCCGCCACCAGCGAGACCTTTACCATCACCGATGGCACCGGCTCGACCTTTACCTATGTCTTTGATGTCGAGGGGTTCGATATCGGCGACAGCTTCTGGACTCTGGAAGGTCAATCGAACACGGCAGACCTTCTGGCGCGCTTCACCTATGAGGAAAACATCGCCCCGGTGCCGCTTCCCGCCGCGGCATGGTTCCTGATCGCAGGTCTGGGCGGCCTTGCGGCAGCCGGGCGTCGGCGCCGCAGCTAA
- a CDS encoding patatin-like phospholipase family protein yields the protein MEQKNINLALQGGGSHGAFAWGVLDRLLDENWLTIAAISGTSAGAMNGAALKAGLARYKGLRGRRAAQENLDALWASVGKVSDNRMVHWMHSLMPVPSSLGRLTELFSPAAWLENLTRIFSPYDYGPFYVNPLASVLRDLPYPSFDVEAGPQLFISATNVRTGRIRVFTGRAATRDAVMASACLPNLFRAVEIYDPDTERVEAFWDGGFIANPALYPLYRPDLPRDIVIVNINPLMRDGLPRTPSQISDRVNEVSFNSSLMAELRSINFVKRLFAEGRLENRAMKNPLIHMILDDMLMNDLTARSKVLPDPGMLDRMKAAGQVAAHSFIEEHADALNTRDTVDLAALFNGAGIIDRVGV from the coding sequence ATGGAACAGAAGAACATCAATCTCGCGCTGCAGGGCGGCGGCTCTCACGGGGCCTTTGCCTGGGGCGTGCTGGACCGCCTGCTGGACGAAAACTGGCTGACCATCGCGGCGATCAGCGGAACCTCGGCCGGGGCGATGAACGGGGCGGCGCTGAAGGCGGGGCTTGCGCGCTACAAGGGCCTGCGGGGCCGACGTGCGGCGCAGGAAAATCTGGACGCACTTTGGGCCAGCGTGGGAAAGGTCAGCGATAACCGCATGGTGCATTGGATGCATTCGCTGATGCCGGTCCCCTCCAGCCTTGGGCGGCTGACAGAGCTGTTTTCGCCGGCCGCCTGGCTGGAAAACCTGACCCGCATCTTCAGCCCCTATGATTACGGCCCCTTCTATGTGAACCCGCTGGCATCGGTGCTGCGCGATCTGCCCTATCCCAGCTTTGACGTCGAGGCCGGGCCGCAACTGTTCATCTCGGCCACGAATGTGCGTACCGGGCGCATCCGCGTCTTTACCGGCCGCGCGGCGACGCGGGATGCGGTGATGGCCTCGGCCTGCCTGCCGAACCTGTTCCGCGCGGTCGAGATCTATGATCCCGATACCGAACGGGTCGAGGCGTTCTGGGATGGCGGCTTCATCGCCAATCCGGCGCTTTATCCGCTGTACCGGCCCGATCTGCCGCGTGACATCGTGATCGTGAACATCAACCCGCTGATGCGCGACGGCCTGCCGCGAACGCCCAGCCAGATTTCTGACCGGGTGAATGAGGTCAGTTTCAACAGTTCACTCATGGCCGAACTGCGCTCGATCAATTTCGTCAAGCGCCTGTTTGCCGAAGGGCGGCTGGAAAACCGCGCGATGAAGAACCCGCTGATCCACATGATCCTGGATGACATGCTGATGAACGATCTGACGGCGCGGTCCAAGGTGCTGCCGGATCCGGGCATGCTGGACCGGATGAAAGCGGCAGGGCAGGTGGCCGCCCACAGCTTTATCGAAGAGCATGCCGATGCGCTGAACACGCGCGATACGGTGGATCTGGCGGCGCTGTTCAACGGGGCGGGGATCATCGACCGGGTCGGGGTCTGA
- a CDS encoding penicillin-binding protein 1A: protein MLRSFLSFFGSIFSWVVTALFFAALTIGGIFWIYSRDLPSHEALAQYAPKTISRVYSGEGRLIDEFAEERRIFVPTEEIPDLVKEAFVSAEDKNFYRHPGYDLTGIMKAGYEAVSSGGSNVRGASTITQQVTKNFLLSSDRSVERKVKEIILAARLEHSLTKDEILELYLNEIYLGQNSYGVAAAAQTYFNKSLAELTPAEAAMLAAMPQAPGRYHPVDAKERVTQRRNYVLREMWQNGYIDKATYEAEAKLPLKSVQNGDFPSFRGQLPPRDYFTDEIRRQLSREFGQEEFFGGGLTIRATVDPGMQSTAAGALQKALEQYDRGIGIWRGTGQTIPAAQLTDEAAWRGALWDLRIPRDIPNWSPAVVLEVGASDARIGIEGIEEDSDGHWIPAADVQWARKRNADGSLGPRARVAGDLLEVGDVVLVRPMTSDGDGSFIRWTLRQVPQVQGGFMAMDVNTGRVLAMQGGFSYESSVFNRATQAMRQPGSSFKPFVYAAALDNNYTPATIVVDEPISINTPYGLWEPKNASGRHYGPSPLRTGIEQSRNLMTIRIADDIGMQTVADYAERFGVYDDLKPFLANALGAQETTLFRMVAAYAMFANGGERVEPTLVDRVQDRRGRTIYRHDQRVCETCGMQALPAGSGPVIDTNRERVMDAVTAYQLTSMMEGVVKRGSGKGVNLPVPIAGKTGTTNDAKDVWFIGYSSNIVAGCYLGYDQPRSLGRNAYGGTLCVPVFNEFMRQAVARFGGTDFAVPPGGYWVKIDRITGQRLPDDATGDNVIAEYFRDGTDPDWLSPLIVSGFGDGEVVLPWKAGGGSGGGTAVTTSTGERKVIPSRTDFGTMSSGGLY from the coding sequence GTGCTGCGCAGCTTTCTTTCTTTCTTCGGTTCCATCTTTTCGTGGGTTGTCACCGCGCTGTTCTTTGCTGCCCTGACCATTGGCGGCATTTTCTGGATCTATTCGCGCGATCTGCCCAGCCACGAGGCGCTGGCCCAATACGCCCCCAAGACCATCAGCCGCGTCTATTCCGGCGAGGGCCGCCTGATCGACGAATTCGCCGAAGAACGCCGGATCTTTGTCCCAACCGAGGAGATTCCCGATCTGGTCAAGGAAGCCTTCGTCAGCGCCGAGGACAAGAATTTCTATCGCCATCCGGGCTATGACCTGACCGGGATCATGAAGGCGGGGTATGAGGCGGTGTCCTCGGGCGGCTCGAATGTGCGGGGCGCCTCGACCATCACCCAGCAGGTGACCAAGAACTTCCTGCTGTCCAGCGATCGCAGCGTGGAACGCAAGGTGAAAGAGATCATCCTGGCCGCGCGTCTGGAACATTCGCTGACCAAGGATGAAATTCTGGAGCTGTATCTGAACGAGATCTATCTGGGTCAGAACAGCTATGGCGTCGCCGCCGCCGCGCAGACCTATTTCAACAAATCGCTGGCAGAGCTGACACCGGCCGAGGCGGCGATGCTGGCCGCCATGCCGCAGGCGCCCGGCCGCTACCATCCTGTAGATGCGAAAGAGCGCGTGACGCAGCGGCGCAACTATGTCCTGCGCGAGATGTGGCAGAACGGCTATATCGATAAGGCTACCTATGAGGCCGAGGCCAAGCTGCCGCTGAAATCCGTGCAGAATGGCGATTTCCCCTCATTCCGGGGGCAATTGCCGCCGCGCGATTACTTTACCGATGAGATCCGTCGTCAGCTGAGCCGCGAATTCGGGCAAGAGGAATTTTTCGGCGGCGGCCTGACGATCCGCGCCACCGTCGATCCCGGCATGCAATCGACCGCCGCAGGCGCGCTGCAAAAGGCGCTGGAGCAATATGATCGCGGCATCGGCATCTGGCGCGGCACCGGCCAGACCATCCCGGCCGCGCAATTGACCGATGAGGCCGCATGGCGCGGCGCGCTGTGGGATCTGAGGATCCCGCGCGATATCCCGAACTGGTCGCCCGCCGTTGTGCTGGAGGTCGGCGCCTCGGACGCCCGCATCGGCATCGAAGGCATCGAAGAGGACAGCGACGGCCACTGGATCCCCGCCGCCGATGTGCAATGGGCGCGCAAGCGCAATGCAGATGGATCGCTGGGCCCGCGCGCGCGGGTTGCGGGCGATCTGCTGGAGGTCGGCGATGTGGTGCTGGTCCGCCCGATGACCAGCGATGGCGATGGCAGCTTCATCCGCTGGACCCTGCGGCAGGTGCCGCAGGTGCAGGGCGGTTTCATGGCGATGGACGTCAATACCGGCCGCGTTCTGGCGATGCAGGGCGGCTTCAGCTATGAATCCTCGGTCTTCAACCGCGCGACCCAGGCGATGCGTCAGCCCGGCTCCAGCTTCAAGCCTTTCGTCTATGCCGCCGCGCTGGACAATAACTACACCCCCGCCACCATCGTCGTGGACGAGCCGATCAGCATCAACACCCCCTATGGGCTGTGGGAGCCGAAAAACGCCAGCGGCCGCCATTACGGTCCCTCGCCCCTGCGGACGGGGATCGAGCAGTCGCGCAACCTGATGACCATCCGGATCGCGGATGATATCGGCATGCAGACCGTGGCCGATTATGCCGAACGCTTCGGCGTCTATGACGATCTGAAACCCTTCCTGGCCAATGCGCTTGGCGCGCAGGAAACCACGCTGTTCCGCATGGTCGCCGCCTATGCCATGTTCGCCAATGGCGGCGAGCGGGTCGAGCCGACGCTGGTGGACCGCGTGCAGGACCGTCGTGGCCGGACCATCTATCGCCACGACCAGCGGGTGTGCGAAACCTGCGGCATGCAGGCGCTGCCGGCCGGTTCCGGCCCCGTCATCGACACCAATCGCGAACGGGTCATGGATGCGGTCACCGCCTATCAGTTGACCTCGATGATGGAAGGTGTGGTCAAGCGCGGCTCGGGCAAGGGCGTGAACCTGCCGGTGCCGATCGCGGGCAAGACCGGCACCACCAATGATGCCAAGGATGTCTGGTTCATCGGCTATTCCTCGAACATCGTGGCGGGCTGCTATCTGGGCTATGACCAGCCGCGCTCGCTGGGGCGCAATGCCTATGGCGGGACGCTGTGCGTGCCGGTCTTCAATGAATTCATGCGTCAGGCCGTGGCGCGGTTCGGCGGCACCGATTTCGCCGTTCCGCCCGGCGGTTACTGGGTCAAGATCGACCGCATCACCGGTCAGCGCCTGCCCGACGACGCAACCGGCGACAATGTGATCGCCGAATATTTCCGCGACGGCACCGATCCGGATTGGCTGTCGCCGCTGATCGTGTCGGGCTTTGGCGATGGCGAGGTCGTGCTGCCCTGGAAGGCGGGCGGCGGTTCGGGCGGCGGCACCGCCGTCACCACATCGACGGGCGAGCGCAAGGTGATCCCAAGCCGCACGGATTTCGGCACCATGTCCTCGGGCGGGCTCTACTAG
- a CDS encoding N-acetylmuramoyl-L-alanine amidase, whose product MRCLALIFALLMSLSPAMAQEPARLDLGASSLVQSGRAWWGDPPLDLRLTLSRAVPFRTYIVGDPVRLIVDLQGVDLRGEKPGDLFGADRVPDIRWGSQRRGWSRIVIELPGPYRIDSSAMKTGGPRAELQLALKPVGQKDFAPPPSATAALRNLPDPAQVDAAPVDEEFFIMLDPGHGGFDPGAQAQDQTEANLVLTFAMELRKALQDRGVTVMMTRDDDSFVQLEQRMTAARAAGADLFISLHADALPQGQAAGATVYIWNPKADGRAAQQLVARHDADDLISGLDLGGYDDALSATLMDFARTDTQPRSENFAKWLTSRMALMGIGLHNRPVQGAAFSVLKSPDIPSVLLELGFISDDNDRANLLNPLWRQRMVNVICEAIMGWKQDETARRAVLRR is encoded by the coding sequence ATGAGATGTCTGGCGCTGATATTTGCCTTGCTGATGTCGCTGTCGCCCGCCATGGCGCAGGAGCCCGCGCGCCTTGATCTGGGCGCCTCGTCGCTGGTGCAAAGCGGGCGCGCCTGGTGGGGCGATCCGCCGCTGGATCTGCGCCTGACGCTGAGCCGTGCGGTGCCGTTTCGCACCTATATCGTCGGCGATCCGGTACGGCTGATCGTGGATCTGCAAGGCGTCGATCTGCGTGGCGAGAAGCCCGGCGATCTGTTCGGTGCGGACCGGGTGCCCGATATCCGATGGGGCAGCCAGCGGCGCGGATGGTCGCGGATCGTGATCGAATTGCCGGGGCCTTATCGCATCGACAGCTCTGCCATGAAGACCGGCGGGCCGAGGGCAGAACTGCAACTGGCCCTGAAGCCCGTCGGCCAGAAGGATTTCGCGCCACCGCCAAGCGCCACCGCCGCGTTGCGCAATCTGCCCGACCCGGCACAGGTCGATGCGGCCCCGGTGGATGAGGAATTCTTCATCATGCTGGATCCCGGTCATGGCGGCTTTGATCCCGGCGCGCAGGCGCAGGACCAGACCGAGGCAAACCTGGTCCTGACCTTTGCCATGGAACTGCGCAAGGCGCTGCAGGATCGCGGTGTGACGGTGATGATGACGCGCGACGATGACAGCTTCGTGCAGCTGGAGCAGCGCATGACGGCGGCGCGGGCGGCGGGGGCGGATCTCTTTATCTCTCTGCATGCCGATGCGCTGCCGCAGGGGCAGGCGGCGGGGGCCACGGTCTATATCTGGAACCCCAAGGCCGATGGCCGCGCGGCGCAGCAACTGGTGGCGCGTCACGATGCCGACGACCTGATCAGCGGGCTGGATCTGGGCGGATATGACGATGCGCTGTCGGCCACGCTGATGGATTTCGCCCGCACCGATACGCAGCCCAGATCGGAAAACTTCGCGAAATGGCTGACCTCTCGCATGGCGCTGATGGGAATCGGGCTGCATAACCGTCCGGTGCAGGGCGCGGCCTTTTCGGTGCTGAAATCGCCCGACATCCCGTCGGTTTTGCTGGAACTCGGCTTCATCTCGGACGATAATGATCGTGCAAATCTGCTGAATCCGCTTTGGCGTCAGCGGATGGTCAACGTGATTTGCGAAGCGATCATGGGCTGGAAGCAGGACGAAACCGCAAGGCGCGCGGTTCTGCGCCGCTAG
- a CDS encoding Hint domain-containing protein, with product MAIYNLNNLYSPSDFLGGLTGLQTGTFTLRASATPDSIQITDDDPILEDNVNAPPQTLDSSQQFLTNAYDSHPAGTGLYSRATGEITVTQPDGTIYTLEMNQVIIGGQIYYAFQHDVPPGSLFNISAWVASGNTPYSELESGEPIVEYEYNQVISSALGNSIIWGTGTGVVNESDLTSMFVNDQDVVLEDNNSATPQSLDDNIQNLAQPYGPHSAGAYVHARGYYNVTNTTTMETGRLYQIRVSDTYNGQGVPPTNGEYWAFSNDFEVGDGDVIIITPNTSFNGLGNVDHVDLFVCFASGTLIDTKEGQRQVQDLQPGDLVLTLDHGYQPIRWIGIRRLDRLDLTASPHLRPIRIRAGALGDGAPSRDLVVSPQHRILISSRIAQRMFGASEVLVAAKHLVELDGIDTAQDMAEVTYVHLLFDRHEVVFSNGARSESLYVGPQTLKSVGAEALDEIFAIFPELERQSQDPEPARLLANGRMGRRIAARHAKNNKPLIM from the coding sequence ATGGCGATCTATAATCTGAATAACCTTTATTCGCCGTCGGATTTTCTGGGCGGGCTGACCGGTTTGCAGACTGGCACCTTCACGCTGAGGGCCAGCGCCACCCCGGATTCCATCCAGATCACCGATGACGACCCGATTCTGGAGGACAATGTCAACGCTCCTCCGCAGACCTTGGATTCGTCGCAGCAGTTTTTGACAAACGCCTATGATTCGCACCCTGCGGGCACGGGACTTTATTCCCGCGCCACGGGTGAGATTACGGTCACGCAACCGGATGGGACGATTTACACGCTTGAAATGAATCAGGTCATCATCGGGGGGCAGATCTATTATGCCTTTCAGCATGATGTCCCGCCCGGATCGCTGTTCAATATCTCTGCATGGGTCGCCTCCGGCAATACGCCCTATAGCGAACTTGAAAGTGGCGAACCCATTGTCGAATATGAATATAATCAGGTCATTTCCAGCGCGCTTGGCAATTCCATCATCTGGGGGACGGGGACTGGCGTCGTCAACGAATCCGATCTGACATCGATGTTCGTCAATGATCAGGACGTCGTGCTGGAGGATAACAACTCTGCCACGCCGCAGTCACTTGACGACAATATTCAGAACCTGGCGCAACCATATGGCCCGCATTCCGCCGGCGCCTATGTTCATGCACGGGGCTATTACAACGTCACCAATACGACGACGATGGAGACCGGTCGCCTTTATCAGATCAGGGTCAGTGACACTTACAACGGGCAGGGCGTTCCCCCGACAAATGGTGAATATTGGGCGTTCAGCAATGACTTCGAAGTGGGAGATGGCGATGTCATCATCATCACCCCGAACACGTCGTTCAACGGGCTTGGCAATGTGGATCACGTCGATCTGTTTGTCTGCTTCGCAAGCGGTACGCTGATCGACACGAAAGAGGGGCAGCGGCAAGTTCAGGACCTGCAACCGGGCGATCTGGTCCTGACGCTGGATCACGGATATCAGCCGATACGCTGGATTGGGATCCGGCGGCTGGACAGGCTGGATCTGACCGCCAGCCCGCATCTCCGCCCGATCCGGATCCGTGCCGGGGCCTTGGGTGACGGGGCGCCGTCGCGGGATCTGGTCGTGTCGCCGCAGCATCGGATCCTGATTTCGTCGCGCATTGCCCAGCGGATGTTCGGCGCGTCAGAGGTGCTGGTCGCGGCCAAGCATCTGGTCGAGCTCGACGGCATCGACACGGCGCAGGACATGGCCGAGGTCACCTATGTCCACCTGCTTTTTGACCGCCACGAGGTCGTCTTTTCGAATGGCGCCCGATCGGAAAGCCTTTATGTCGGGCCTCAGACATTGAAATCGGTCGGGGCAGAGGCGCTGGACGAGATCTTTGCGATTTTCCCCGAACTGGAACGGCAAAGTCAGGATCCTGAACCCGCGCGACTGCTGGCCAATGGGCGCATGGGGCGCAGGATCGCCGCGCGGCATGCCAAGAACAACAAGCCGTTGATCATGTAG
- a CDS encoding aldo/keto reductase, producing MLQRQLGRDGPMVGAVALGTMNFVGAYGPADRDDSLRCLEDCLELGINHLDTSDVYGAGRAEELLAPFLKRHRDRIVLASKCGITRNPDRPFDNSTAYMQQALEASLRRMQVDHIDLYYVHRREAGRPIEEVMETLLRFRDQGKIGAIGLSEIAPATLERAAAVGPVAAVQSEYSLWSRQPELGVLQGCQTHGAALVAFSPVGRGVFARDLPDPADFGPDDLRAGMPRFDAENWPLNLIHLRRFAELARDHGESPASVAIAWALARAPHVIALPGSRSIAHMRENARGAALLLTQAQLDEIDRILPAGWAHGPRYGEKMSRGPEAYC from the coding sequence ATGTTGCAGCGGCAACTGGGCCGGGATGGTCCGATGGTGGGGGCGGTCGCGCTTGGCACGATGAATTTCGTGGGGGCCTATGGCCCGGCGGATCGCGATGACAGCCTGCGCTGTCTGGAAGATTGCCTGGAGCTGGGGATCAACCATCTGGACACGTCAGATGTCTATGGCGCGGGCCGGGCCGAGGAATTGCTGGCGCCCTTTCTGAAACGCCATCGCGACCGGATCGTGCTGGCCAGCAAATGCGGTATCACCCGCAATCCCGACCGCCCTTTCGACAATTCCACCGCTTATATGCAACAGGCGCTTGAGGCCTCGTTGCGGCGGATGCAGGTCGATCATATCGACCTTTATTATGTGCACCGGCGTGAGGCCGGGCGGCCCATAGAAGAGGTGATGGAAACGCTGCTGCGCTTTCGCGATCAGGGCAAGATCGGCGCGATCGGCCTGTCGGAAATCGCGCCCGCGACGCTGGAACGGGCGGCGGCGGTCGGTCCGGTGGCGGCGGTGCAGTCGGAATATTCGCTGTGGAGCCGTCAGCCGGAACTGGGCGTCCTGCAGGGCTGTCAGACGCATGGCGCGGCGCTGGTGGCCTTTTCCCCGGTGGGGCGCGGTGTCTTTGCCCGCGATCTGCCCGATCCGGCGGATTTCGGCCCCGATGATCTGCGGGCGGGCATGCCGCGCTTTGATGCCGAAAACTGGCCACTGAACCTGATCCACCTGCGCCGCTTTGCGGAACTGGCGCGCGATCATGGCGAAAGCCCGGCCTCGGTCGCGATTGCCTGGGCGCTGGCCCGCGCGCCGCATGTCATCGCGCTGCCCGGATCGCGCAGCATCGCCCATATGCGCGAAAACGCCCGGGGTGCCGCGCTTCTGCTGACGCAGGCGCAACTGGATGAGATCGACCGGATCCTGCCCGCAGGCTGGGCGCATGGCCCGCGCTATGGCGAGAAGATGTCGCGCGGACCCGAGGCTTATTGCTGA